From Paraburkholderia sabiae, a single genomic window includes:
- a CDS encoding acetate/propionate family kinase — protein MDVILVINAGSSSIKFHAFRAEDAQLEPIAGGKLEEIYTNPRFTAKRQNGEVIEDKRWPEGEQLGHDNAIAFLLDWLRSHGEGRATLLAVGHRVVHGGDKYSEPVRVDAKVMQELEALVPLAPLHQPHNLAAIRSIMARNDKVPQIACFDTAFHHTQPGVATRFALPPDITTRGVRRYGFHGLSYEYIASVLPQVDGRAAKGKTVVLHLGNGASMTALDNCKSIASTMGFTAVEGLVMGTRSGSLDPGVVLWMLEEANMDARAIESLLYKRSGLLGVSGISSDMRTLLSSDDPKAAEAVELFCYRISRELGSLAAALGGLDAIVFTAGIGERADPVRKRVGELAAWLGVSIDEGANQRHGPLISNANSAVDVWVIPTNEELMIARHALSRLED, from the coding sequence ATGGACGTCATCCTCGTCATCAACGCGGGTTCGTCGAGCATCAAGTTTCATGCGTTTCGCGCAGAGGACGCGCAACTCGAACCGATCGCGGGCGGCAAGCTCGAAGAGATCTACACGAATCCGCGCTTCACGGCGAAGCGGCAAAACGGTGAAGTCATCGAAGACAAGCGCTGGCCCGAAGGCGAACAACTCGGACACGACAACGCGATCGCGTTTCTGCTCGACTGGCTGCGCAGCCACGGCGAAGGCCGCGCGACGTTGCTCGCCGTCGGTCATCGTGTCGTGCATGGCGGCGACAAGTATTCGGAGCCGGTTCGCGTCGATGCAAAGGTGATGCAGGAACTCGAAGCGCTCGTTCCGCTTGCGCCGCTGCATCAGCCGCACAATCTCGCGGCCATCCGCTCGATCATGGCGCGCAACGACAAAGTGCCGCAGATCGCGTGCTTCGATACGGCGTTTCATCACACGCAGCCCGGCGTCGCGACCCGCTTCGCGTTGCCGCCCGACATCACGACTCGCGGCGTGCGTCGTTACGGTTTTCATGGGCTGTCGTACGAATACATTGCAAGCGTGCTGCCGCAAGTCGACGGGCGCGCGGCCAAGGGCAAGACCGTCGTGCTGCATCTCGGCAACGGCGCGAGCATGACGGCGCTCGACAATTGCAAGAGCATCGCGAGCACGATGGGCTTCACGGCCGTCGAAGGACTCGTGATGGGCACGCGCTCCGGCAGCCTCGACCCCGGCGTCGTGCTGTGGATGCTCGAAGAAGCGAACATGGATGCGCGCGCGATCGAATCGCTGCTGTACAAGCGCTCGGGTTTGCTCGGCGTATCCGGCATTTCCAGCGACATGCGCACGCTGCTGTCCAGCGACGACCCGAAAGCCGCCGAAGCCGTCGAACTCTTCTGCTATCGCATCTCGCGCGAACTCGGCTCGCTCGCGGCCGCGCTCGGCGGACTCGATGCGATCGTGTTTACGGCGGGCATCGGCGAGCGCGCGGACCCGGTGCGCAAGCGCGTCGGCGAGCTGGCCGCGTGGCTCGGCGTATCGATCGACGAAGGGGCGAACCAGCGTCACGGTCCGCTAATCAGCAATGCAAACAGCGCCGTCGACGTCTGGGTAATTCCGACCAACGAAGAACTGATGATCGCCCGGCACGCGCTCAGCCGGCTGGAGGATTGA